In Melioribacteraceae bacterium 4301-Me, a genomic segment contains:
- a CDS encoding cystathionine gamma-synthase — MGFSTDAIHAGQTPDLTTGAVITPIYQTSTYAQEELGVNKGYEYGRTHNFTRQALEKNIATLEKGNFGIAFSSGLAAIQSVLFLLKPGSHVIVTENIYGGTFRLMDSIFKDYGIEFTWVDTSDIRKVKKAVKLNTKMVYIETPTNPLLRLTDLRGVAYICKKHKLISVVDNTFMTPYFQQPLKFGIDVVLHSTTKYLNGHSDVIGGIVITNNSEIHERLRYLQNAVGAVPSPFDCWLTLRATKTLSVRMKQHNENAIKIAKYLSKNPKVKKVFYPGLPNHPHYKLAKRQMSGFGGMLTADFGSINLVKKILKSVKIFTLAESLGGVESLISHPASMTHASVPKNLREKMGITDGLIRFSVGIEDVEDLIADITQAIGK, encoded by the coding sequence ATGGGTTTTTCAACAGATGCAATTCATGCGGGACAAACTCCAGACCTAACAACTGGAGCAGTTATAACTCCTATTTATCAAACGTCAACTTATGCCCAAGAAGAATTGGGTGTAAATAAGGGATATGAATATGGCAGAACGCATAATTTTACTCGCCAAGCACTTGAAAAAAATATAGCAACTTTAGAAAAAGGTAACTTTGGCATAGCCTTTTCATCCGGTTTAGCCGCAATTCAATCAGTACTTTTTCTTCTTAAACCAGGTAGCCATGTTATTGTTACAGAAAATATTTACGGTGGTACATTCCGTTTAATGGATTCAATTTTTAAAGATTATGGGATAGAGTTTACTTGGGTTGATACTTCAGACATTAGAAAGGTAAAGAAAGCTGTTAAACTAAACACAAAAATGGTATATATTGAAACTCCAACAAATCCTTTATTGAGACTAACAGACTTACGAGGCGTAGCTTACATCTGCAAAAAACATAAATTAATTAGTGTGGTAGATAATACCTTTATGACTCCTTACTTTCAACAACCATTAAAATTTGGTATTGATGTTGTTCTTCACAGTACCACAAAATACCTAAATGGCCATAGCGATGTTATAGGCGGCATTGTAATAACTAACAATTCAGAAATACATGAACGACTTCGTTATTTGCAAAATGCTGTTGGGGCTGTACCATCACCTTTTGATTGTTGGCTTACTTTAAGGGCAACTAAAACATTATCGGTGAGAATGAAACAGCATAATGAAAATGCCATAAAAATTGCTAAATACCTTTCAAAAAATCCAAAAGTTAAAAAAGTATTTTATCCTGGACTTCCAAATCATCCTCATTATAAGCTTGCTAAAAGACAAATGTCTGGTTTTGGCGGAATGTTAACAGCCGATTTTGGAAGTATAAATCTTGTTAAAAAGATTCTTAAAAGTGTTAAAATTTTTACACTTGCTGAAAGCTTAGGTGGTGTAGAAAGTTTAATTTCTCATCCAGCTTCAATGACTCACGCCTCAGTTCCCAAAAACCTGAGAGAAAAAATGGGTATTACCGACGGACTGATTAGGTTTTCAGTTGGAATTGAAGATGTGGAGGATCTTATTGCAGATATTACACAAGCAATTGGTAAATAG
- a CDS encoding PLP-dependent aspartate aminotransferase family protein, which produces MNNSKVRNGKMQVDETKYSMETHIIYGKSVSDKWDYSHHVTAPISSSTTFRLDSVERGAQGFLQFAHTEEFGEHAPIFIYDRLGEPNKDMLEENLAYVEKGEMAVSFSSGMAAISGVLGILTSSGDEIISHNTLYGCTISLLQNWYPRYNIKWKPIDLTLPENIYDKITDKTKVIYFETPSNPNLDIIDISAIRKIVDEINKNREEKNKIYIVIDNTFATPFCQRPIEHGADFVVHSLTKGIGGFGTDMGGIVIGKKKFQDILHLIRKDFGGVLSPKNAWSIMTYGLPTLALRQKQQIKTAMRVAEFLNAHPKIEFVNYPGLPNFKGYEIAKRQMVDFNGNFAPGSMIYFVIKGNSPSESKDNGRKFMDYVADYAYTMTLAVSLGHTRTLVEHPASMTHSVVPPDELANRGIDAGGIRIAIGLENPDDILLDLDDALKII; this is translated from the coding sequence ATGAATAATAGCAAAGTTAGAAACGGTAAAATGCAAGTCGATGAGACAAAATATTCAATGGAAACACATATCATTTATGGCAAAAGTGTATCTGATAAGTGGGATTACTCTCATCATGTAACTGCACCAATTTCTTCCTCAACTACTTTTCGTTTAGATTCTGTTGAAAGAGGTGCTCAAGGATTTTTGCAATTTGCTCATACTGAAGAGTTTGGTGAGCATGCGCCAATTTTTATATACGACAGACTTGGCGAGCCAAATAAAGATATGCTTGAAGAAAATTTAGCCTACGTTGAAAAAGGTGAAATGGCTGTGAGTTTTTCTTCTGGGATGGCTGCTATTTCAGGTGTACTTGGAATTCTAACTTCCTCAGGCGACGAAATAATATCTCACAACACACTTTATGGCTGTACAATTTCTTTACTTCAAAACTGGTATCCAAGATACAATATTAAGTGGAAACCTATCGATCTTACATTGCCTGAAAATATTTACGATAAAATCACTGACAAAACAAAAGTTATTTACTTCGAAACTCCGTCTAATCCAAATTTAGATATTATTGATATTTCAGCTATTAGAAAAATTGTTGATGAGATTAATAAGAACAGAGAAGAGAAAAATAAAATTTACATAGTTATAGACAACACTTTTGCTACCCCATTCTGCCAGCGCCCTATTGAGCATGGCGCAGATTTTGTAGTTCATTCTTTAACTAAAGGAATTGGCGGCTTTGGAACAGATATGGGTGGCATTGTGATTGGTAAAAAGAAATTTCAAGATATTCTTCATTTGATTAGAAAAGACTTTGGGGGCGTTTTAAGTCCCAAAAATGCATGGTCTATTATGACTTATGGTCTGCCGACCTTAGCATTGCGCCAGAAACAGCAAATCAAAACTGCTATGCGTGTGGCAGAATTTCTAAATGCTCACCCAAAAATCGAATTTGTTAATTATCCTGGTCTACCTAATTTCAAAGGTTATGAAATTGCCAAAAGACAAATGGTTGATTTCAACGGAAATTTTGCACCAGGTAGCATGATTTATTTTGTAATTAAAGGAAATTCTCCTTCCGAAAGCAAAGATAACGGCAGAAAATTTATGGATTACGTTGCTGATTACGCTTATACTATGACACTTGCAGTTAGCCTAGGACATACAAGAACTCTGGTTGAGCACCCTGCATCCATGACACACTCAGTTGTACCTCCAGATGAACTTGCTAATAGAGGAATTGATGCAGGGGGTATCCGAATTGCAATCGGACTCGAAAATCCAGACGACATTTTGCTCGATCTCGATGATGCATTAAAAATAATTTGA
- a CDS encoding glutamate synthase subunit beta, protein MAKTTGFIEYERKNPSKQPIKERVKYFKEFESLLPENIIVEQAARCMDCAIPYCHSYGCPVNNRIPDWNDMVYKKQWKRALDLLHSTINFPEFTGRVCPAPCEHACTLSINNSPVTIKHIELQIVERGWEEGWIKPELPSQKSGKKIAIIGSGPSGLAAAQQLARAGHEIVVFEKNDRIGGLLRYGIPDFKLEKHIIDRRLEQMKAEGVIFEPSVDVGFDISTRYLQRTFNAIIIAAGSTIPRDLNIPGRDLKGIHFAMEFLTQQNKINAGDQIPLEKIINAKDKNVVVIGGGDTGSDCVGTAIRQGAKKVTQVEILPKPPEKRNPYNPWPMWPQILFTSSSHEEGCERIWAYSATSFVGENNRVKGIRFKQLEWTEPDKYGRRNFKEIPGDEIELKADLVLLAMGFVHVDHSTFVKDLNLETDNRGNIKVDKTYMSSQPGCFATGDSILGASLVVKAINAGRRVASAVNSYLYNS, encoded by the coding sequence ATGGCTAAAACAACGGGATTCATTGAATACGAACGAAAAAACCCATCTAAACAACCAATTAAAGAAAGGGTTAAATACTTTAAAGAATTTGAATCACTTTTGCCGGAAAATATCATTGTTGAACAAGCAGCCAGGTGTATGGATTGCGCAATACCTTACTGCCACTCTTACGGCTGTCCGGTTAATAATAGAATTCCAGACTGGAATGATATGGTATACAAAAAACAATGGAAAAGAGCACTCGATTTGCTTCATTCAACAATAAATTTTCCGGAATTTACTGGACGAGTTTGCCCTGCTCCATGCGAACATGCATGCACCCTTTCAATTAACAACTCCCCAGTTACAATAAAACACATTGAATTACAAATAGTTGAACGAGGCTGGGAAGAAGGATGGATTAAACCCGAATTGCCTTCACAAAAAAGCGGGAAGAAAATTGCTATAATTGGCTCCGGACCATCTGGATTAGCTGCTGCTCAGCAACTGGCACGAGCAGGTCACGAAATTGTTGTGTTTGAAAAAAATGACAGAATAGGTGGACTACTTCGGTATGGAATTCCAGATTTTAAATTGGAAAAACACATTATCGATAGAAGACTTGAACAGATGAAAGCCGAGGGGGTAATTTTTGAACCTTCAGTAGACGTAGGATTTGATATTTCTACGAGATACCTGCAGAGAACTTTTAACGCAATAATAATTGCTGCAGGCTCTACAATACCAAGAGACTTAAATATTCCAGGGAGAGACTTAAAAGGAATTCATTTTGCAATGGAGTTCCTTACACAGCAAAATAAAATTAATGCAGGAGACCAAATACCTTTAGAGAAAATTATTAATGCCAAAGATAAAAATGTAGTTGTAATTGGTGGTGGTGACACAGGTTCAGATTGTGTAGGTACTGCAATAAGACAAGGAGCTAAAAAGGTCACTCAAGTTGAAATACTACCAAAACCTCCCGAAAAAAGAAATCCTTACAATCCGTGGCCCATGTGGCCTCAGATATTATTTACCTCTTCATCACACGAAGAAGGTTGCGAAAGAATTTGGGCATACTCTGCAACTTCTTTTGTCGGTGAAAATAACAGAGTCAAAGGAATTCGATTTAAACAACTTGAATGGACAGAGCCTGATAAATACGGTAGAAGAAATTTTAAAGAAATTCCAGGTGATGAAATAGAACTCAAAGCTGATCTAGTGCTTTTAGCAATGGGATTTGTGCATGTTGATCACTCAACGTTCGTTAAAGATCTTAACCTTGAAACGGACAATAGAGGCAATATTAAAGTAGATAAGACATACATGAGTTCACAACCAGGTTGTTTTGCTACAGGAGATTCGATTCTCGGTGCTTCATTAGTTGTAAAAGCAATTAATGCGGGACGACGTGTTGCTTCTGCGGTAAATAGTTATTTGTATAATAGTTAA